One part of the Desulfonema ishimotonii genome encodes these proteins:
- a CDS encoding ABC transporter substrate-binding protein, whose product MKRPEECTGINRREFMKKTVAGCAALGTGIIGFPAIVRARTRLSVGYLPILDHMILPVSHANDREQFRKADITPRMLKSWSSVSGALKAGKLDGAFLLSPYAMHLFEKGAGIKSVLVGHRNGSGITVKKGSEISGPGDLKGKKIAIPAHISTHTALLDRYLREAGLSLADVVLRSVAPSDMISALQRGRIDAFIVAEPFCAKAETMGIGQTLVLSKQVIPGHICCCVVVRDDILRSDPEGIRELVASLQKSGRFIDEDKGANSARNVARIATDYMPHKTGDIISGMLNPSDRITYSNLFPVKADFRQILEISKKAGIVGDLNLDTFIDDRFAKRES is encoded by the coding sequence ATGAAAAGGCCCGAAGAATGTACCGGCATAAACCGCCGGGAGTTTATGAAAAAGACCGTTGCGGGGTGTGCGGCCTTAGGCACTGGCATTATCGGGTTTCCGGCGATTGTCCGCGCCAGAACGCGCCTCTCTGTCGGATATCTTCCCATTCTTGACCATATGATCCTCCCGGTTTCACATGCAAATGACAGGGAGCAGTTCAGAAAGGCGGACATCACGCCTAGGATGCTCAAATCATGGAGTTCTGTTTCAGGCGCACTGAAAGCCGGAAAGCTTGACGGTGCGTTTCTGCTTTCCCCCTATGCAATGCACCTGTTTGAAAAGGGCGCAGGGATAAAATCGGTTCTGGTCGGCCATCGGAACGGGTCCGGGATCACTGTGAAAAAGGGTTCGGAAATTTCCGGTCCCGGTGATCTGAAGGGAAAAAAAATCGCCATACCGGCGCATATCTCAACACATACGGCGCTGCTGGACCGTTATTTGCGGGAGGCCGGACTTTCGCTGGCGGATGTTGTTCTCCGGTCCGTTGCCCCGTCTGATATGATCAGCGCGCTTCAGCGGGGCCGCATTGACGCCTTCATCGTTGCAGAACCTTTTTGCGCAAAGGCCGAAACCATGGGAATCGGTCAGACACTTGTATTGTCCAAACAGGTGATCCCGGGGCATATCTGCTGCTGTGTGGTTGTCAGAGACGACATCCTCCGGTCCGATCCGGAGGGAATCCGGGAGCTGGTTGCCAGCCTGCAGAAGAGCGGACGGTTTATTGATGAGGACAAAGGGGCCAACAGCGCCCGAAACGTCGCCCGGATTGCAACAGACTACATGCCGCACAAAACCGGGGACATCATCAGCGGTATGCTCAACCCGTCTGACCGCATCACATACAGTAATCTGTTCCCCGTTAAGGCCGATTTCCGGCAAATTCTTGAAATTTCAAAAAAGGCCGGGATTGTCGGTGATCTGAATCTGGATACATTTATTGACGACCGGTTTGCAAAACGTGAATCATAA
- a CDS encoding UPF0182 family protein gives MQKQKRNWMRWLGLSAAALLGLGIIYIIFNFLFLNFFVDLWWFDSLGHEGYFLMRTLYRYLIFGAVILVFFLIFFFNFWMASRYLGSASTAECGPEDIDKMKRHQRLFRMFQGGSLRVYTPFSLLMAVPIAIPFYEKWEEGLLFFFSTNSGIKDPAFGKDISFYLFSLPIYTFIQNRLLLVFFILFMALLLLYFVENRMLCKNNSQLPRGAQIHLTAVAVIIIIIQTWGFALDRVELLYTGSHAPMFYGPGFIEMWLDLPLIWLTMITFVGSALSMVFYFHKRKGLKVLIGFVVIFLMVVAIRNTTALTEIIQEYIVKPNEAIREKPYIENSIRATLNAFALDEVETRNYPISHNPMEVRDPQVRESLRNVPVWDRELLDDVYIQLQSFRAYYTFNNVDVDRYNVQDVYQQVYLSARELNLEALPETARSWVNIHLQYTHGYGAVMTPAAQGGEEPMTWFIRDIPVQSDYGFALPRPEIYYGEGNYSYVIAPNDTGEIDQKNQLINYTGTGGVPLSSFLRKLLFFVYFKDRNIFFTTKTNSESRILFRQNFREAIGQVTPFFTLDTDPYIVSTSKGLFWIQDAYTMSDMYPNAQKYGRGIRAFSGREFKDRKFNYIRNSVKIVVDAYNGTIDYYLANPKDPIARTYKRIYPGLLKNMADMPEELKKHLRYPKQLFSVQMSIFAKYHQTEPESFYREEDTWEFAKMGSDAIRPYHMTLNLLDPKKQEFLLLCPMSPLGRDNLGALATVGCDPHSYGKIVTYVFPKGRQIYGPSQIEALINQDTDIAQELTLWDQAGSEVKFGRMIILPVKNSLLYIQPVYLRASSRLKIPELKRIMVSQGDLVVMDHSLEGAMDKLEQRIEARNRRIKSRLPGAKPPVPAETGEERQPAGSHTEGHQE, from the coding sequence ATGCAGAAGCAGAAGCGGAACTGGATGCGTTGGCTGGGATTGTCGGCCGCCGCTCTTTTGGGACTGGGCATTATCTACATTATCTTCAACTTTCTATTTCTCAATTTTTTCGTAGACCTGTGGTGGTTCGACTCTCTGGGGCATGAAGGCTATTTCCTGATGCGCACACTCTATCGCTACCTGATTTTCGGCGCTGTGATTCTGGTCTTTTTCCTGATCTTCTTCTTCAACTTCTGGATGGCCTCCCGATATCTGGGCAGCGCCTCAACTGCCGAATGCGGACCCGAAGATATCGACAAAATGAAGCGGCACCAGCGCCTGTTCCGGATGTTTCAGGGCGGCTCCCTCAGAGTGTATACGCCGTTCTCCCTGCTCATGGCAGTTCCCATCGCGATCCCCTTTTATGAAAAATGGGAAGAGGGGCTGCTGTTCTTCTTCAGCACCAACTCTGGCATCAAAGACCCGGCCTTCGGCAAGGACATTTCTTTTTACCTGTTTTCCCTCCCGATTTACACATTTATACAGAACCGTCTTCTGCTGGTCTTCTTCATTCTTTTCATGGCGCTGCTCCTGCTCTATTTTGTTGAGAACCGCATGTTGTGTAAAAATAACAGCCAGCTTCCCAGGGGGGCTCAGATCCATCTGACGGCTGTGGCGGTTATCATCATCATCATCCAGACCTGGGGGTTTGCCCTTGACCGGGTGGAACTGCTCTACACCGGCAGCCACGCCCCCATGTTCTACGGACCGGGCTTTATTGAGATGTGGCTCGACCTCCCGCTGATCTGGCTCACCATGATCACATTTGTCGGATCAGCACTTTCCATGGTTTTCTATTTTCACAAGCGAAAGGGGCTGAAGGTTCTGATCGGCTTTGTGGTTATATTCCTGATGGTTGTCGCGATTCGCAATACCACGGCGCTGACTGAGATTATCCAGGAATATATCGTCAAGCCCAATGAGGCGATCCGGGAAAAGCCGTATATCGAAAACAGCATCCGGGCGACCCTGAACGCCTTTGCCCTGGACGAGGTTGAAACCCGGAACTATCCGATTTCCCATAATCCTATGGAGGTCAGGGATCCCCAGGTCAGGGAAAGCCTGCGCAATGTGCCGGTCTGGGACCGGGAACTCCTGGACGATGTCTATATCCAGCTCCAGAGCTTCCGGGCCTATTACACATTCAACAACGTGGACGTGGACCGGTATAATGTACAGGATGTCTATCAGCAGGTTTATCTTTCCGCCAGGGAACTGAACCTGGAGGCACTGCCCGAAACCGCCCGAAGCTGGGTAAATATACATTTGCAGTATACCCACGGCTACGGCGCAGTAATGACGCCGGCAGCCCAGGGCGGCGAAGAACCGATGACCTGGTTCATACGGGACATCCCGGTACAATCCGATTACGGATTTGCCCTTCCCCGGCCGGAGATCTATTACGGCGAAGGAAACTATTCCTATGTCATTGCCCCCAATGACACAGGTGAAATCGACCAGAAAAACCAGCTGATAAACTATACGGGAACCGGCGGCGTTCCGCTCTCCTCCTTTTTGCGGAAACTGCTCTTTTTCGTCTATTTCAAAGATCGCAATATCTTCTTTACCACCAAGACCAATTCCGAGAGCCGGATACTGTTTCGCCAGAATTTCCGGGAGGCCATCGGCCAGGTCACACCGTTTTTCACCCTGGATACCGACCCCTATATCGTATCGACATCCAAGGGGCTGTTCTGGATACAGGATGCCTACACCATGTCGGATATGTATCCCAATGCCCAGAAATACGGACGGGGCATCAGGGCATTTTCAGGCAGGGAATTCAAAGACCGGAAGTTCAACTATATCCGGAACTCTGTAAAAATTGTTGTGGATGCCTATAACGGGACCATCGACTACTACCTTGCCAATCCCAAAGATCCCATTGCGCGGACCTATAAGCGGATTTATCCGGGCCTGCTGAAAAACATGGCCGATATGCCGGAAGAGCTGAAAAAACATCTGCGCTACCCCAAACAGCTTTTCAGTGTGCAGATGAGTATTTTTGCCAAATACCACCAGACAGAGCCGGAATCCTTTTACCGGGAGGAGGACACCTGGGAGTTTGCCAAAATGGGATCTGATGCCATCCGGCCCTATCACATGACCCTCAACCTCTTGGATCCGAAAAAACAGGAATTTCTTCTGCTCTGCCCCATGAGTCCCCTGGGCCGGGACAATCTGGGGGCACTGGCCACTGTGGGGTGCGACCCGCACAGTTATGGAAAAATTGTCACATATGTTTTCCCCAAAGGGCGGCAGATCTACGGACCATCGCAGATTGAGGCCCTGATCAATCAGGATACGGATATCGCCCAGGAGCTGACCCTATGGGATCAGGCCGGTTCCGAGGTGAAGTTCGGACGGATGATTATCCTGCCGGTGAAAAATTCGCTTCTCTATATTCAGCCGGTGTATCTCCGGGCGTCTTCGCGTCTGAAAATTCCCGAACTGAAGCGCATCATGGTCAGCCAGGGCGATCTGGTGGTGATGGATCATAGCCTGGAAGGGGCGATGGATAAGCTGGAGCAGCGGATTGAGGCACGAAACCGACGGATTAAAAGCAGGCTTCCGGGCGCAAAACCGCCTGTTCCGGCGGAAACCGGGGAAGAGCGTCAGCCTGCCGGTTCCCACACTGAAGGGCATCAGGAATAA
- a CDS encoding CooT family nickel-binding protein, which yields MCDINVYLMKSDREELVLENVDQVTTEGKAIRLLNIFGEERTFSGKMIYYNNSEKKMIFEAA from the coding sequence ATGTGTGATATCAATGTCTATCTGATGAAAAGCGACAGGGAGGAACTGGTTCTGGAAAATGTGGATCAGGTCACCACCGAGGGAAAGGCCATCCGTCTGCTCAACATTTTCGGGGAAGAGCGGACCTTCAGCGGCAAAATGATCTACTACAACAACAGCGAAAAGAAAATGATCTTTGAGGCCGCCTGA
- the cysS gene encoding cysteine--tRNA ligase, with amino-acid sequence MKTLYLYNSLTRKKEEFHPIFPGQVGLYTCGPTVYNYAHIGNLRTYIFEDVLRRILRFNGFTVRHVMNITDVGHLTGDRDMGEDKLEKGAAREGKTAWDIAEFYTRNFKKDMARLNLIEPDIWCKATDTIPEQIALIRTLEEKGYTYRISDGIYFDTAKFADYTKLSHQNLEALQEGARVEKNPEKRNSTDFALWKFSPEDVRRQMEWDSPWGVGFPGWHIECSAMSMKYLGDQLDIHCGGTDHIDVHHTNEIAQSEAATGKPFFNFWMHGAFLNIKGGKKMAKSAGNFLTVQSTLVDKNIDPLAYRYAAFQTHYRNPMEYSDDSIAAAQNGLRHLRNQVRSIAEAALPAGDVNAAFRDKFLEAANDDLNMPRVMAVVQELLKSDIGAAEKLATVLDFDRVLGFDLDRIDTEDALPEEVLKLAESRKKARQEKNWAESDRLRDVLDEMGYVVQDGKDGMKVLKK; translated from the coding sequence ATGAAGACACTCTATCTTTACAACAGTCTGACGCGGAAAAAAGAAGAATTTCACCCCATTTTTCCCGGTCAGGTCGGCCTGTACACCTGCGGTCCCACAGTCTATAATTACGCCCACATCGGGAATTTAAGGACATATATTTTTGAAGATGTACTCCGGCGGATTTTACGCTTTAATGGCTTTACCGTCAGACATGTGATGAATATCACGGATGTGGGGCATCTGACCGGCGACCGGGATATGGGGGAGGACAAGCTGGAAAAGGGGGCGGCCCGCGAGGGAAAAACAGCCTGGGATATTGCGGAATTCTACACCCGGAACTTCAAAAAAGACATGGCCCGGCTCAACCTGATCGAACCGGATATCTGGTGCAAGGCCACGGATACGATTCCCGAACAGATCGCCCTTATCAGAACCCTGGAAGAAAAGGGGTATACCTACAGAATCAGTGACGGCATCTACTTTGATACCGCGAAGTTCGCCGATTATACAAAACTCTCCCATCAGAATCTGGAAGCGCTTCAGGAAGGGGCCCGGGTTGAGAAAAACCCTGAGAAACGGAATTCGACCGATTTTGCCCTGTGGAAATTTTCGCCCGAAGATGTCAGGCGGCAGATGGAATGGGATTCGCCCTGGGGCGTCGGTTTTCCGGGGTGGCATATCGAGTGTTCCGCCATGAGCATGAAATATCTGGGCGATCAGCTGGACATTCACTGTGGCGGCACGGACCACATCGACGTTCACCATACCAATGAGATTGCCCAGTCCGAAGCGGCCACCGGCAAGCCCTTTTTCAATTTCTGGATGCACGGCGCGTTTCTGAATATCAAAGGCGGGAAAAAGATGGCCAAAAGTGCGGGGAATTTCCTCACCGTTCAGAGTACGCTGGTCGATAAAAATATTGACCCTCTGGCCTACCGGTATGCGGCGTTTCAGACCCATTACCGCAATCCCATGGAATACAGCGATGATTCCATTGCGGCAGCACAGAATGGTCTCAGACACCTTCGGAACCAGGTGCGGAGTATCGCAGAGGCGGCACTGCCAGCCGGAGATGTGAACGCGGCGTTCAGGGACAAATTCCTTGAGGCCGCCAATGATGATCTGAACATGCCGCGGGTCATGGCCGTTGTTCAGGAGTTGCTTAAATCCGATATCGGAGCTGCGGAAAAGCTGGCGACGGTGCTGGATTTTGACCGGGTACTGGGGTTTGATCTGGATCGCATCGACACCGAAGATGCCCTGCCTGAAGAGGTCCTGAAACTGGCTGAGTCCCGTAAAAAAGCCCGTCAGGAGAAAAACTGGGCTGAATCGGACCGCCTGCGGGACGTGCTTGATGAAATGGGCTATGTCGTGCAGGACGGAAAAGATGGCATGAAGGTGCTGAAAAAATAA
- a CDS encoding methyl-accepting chemotaxis protein, whose translation MGIRFKLSGNIVLSVCFLAAIGVVGFFFINRVATLSTDLFEKQAHPIIKISDAEKTAWEILIRQIVHCAISDPDAMEKLEQETGKLTVELAVQLEEYDQLVRQHQHRKNGEAGAEKEASAENITVISEEWKKFQKIARQSLVLSQDYAKEDALKIIAGEGRQAFDRTLESIESRVSDHKKQMLFLLDNAVKARKSALMWIIGFTVFTGFISFLAGMWIMRAISVPVSRVVDGLRGATEQVASASEQVASSSQQLAGDSSRQAASLEQTSASLEEVAAMTMRNAAHAAEANGLMQETNRVVARANDAMTRLTSSMDTISGASKNTSEIIKTIDEIAFQTNLLALNAAVEAARAGASGAGFAVVAEEVRNLAMRSTEAARNTAELIDETIQSVSEGAELVGQTNETFSQVLASTDKVSGLVAEITTISGEQARGIEQVNRAVADMDAVVHQNVANTEESASVAEEMYSQSKYLGEFVTELVALVAGKKRAGAA comes from the coding sequence ATGGGAATCCGTTTTAAATTATCGGGAAACATTGTCCTGTCCGTTTGTTTTCTGGCGGCTATCGGTGTGGTGGGATTTTTTTTCATCAACCGTGTTGCCACTCTTTCAACAGACCTGTTTGAAAAACAGGCCCATCCGATCATCAAGATTTCCGATGCTGAAAAAACTGCGTGGGAAATTCTGATCCGGCAGATCGTTCATTGTGCCATCTCAGATCCTGATGCAATGGAGAAGCTTGAACAGGAGACGGGGAAACTGACCGTTGAACTGGCCGTTCAGCTTGAAGAATACGACCAGCTTGTCCGACAACATCAGCATCGGAAAAACGGTGAGGCGGGGGCGGAAAAAGAGGCGTCTGCGGAAAATATCACGGTTATCAGTGAGGAGTGGAAAAAATTTCAGAAAATCGCCCGGCAGTCCCTGGTGCTGAGTCAGGATTATGCCAAGGAAGATGCGCTGAAAATAATAGCCGGAGAGGGAAGACAGGCATTTGACCGTACCCTTGAATCCATTGAATCCCGTGTCAGCGACCATAAAAAGCAGATGCTGTTCCTTCTGGACAACGCAGTGAAGGCCCGCAAAAGCGCGCTGATGTGGATTATCGGGTTTACGGTTTTTACCGGTTTCATCTCATTCCTGGCAGGCATGTGGATTATGCGGGCCATTTCCGTGCCTGTCAGCCGGGTCGTTGACGGTCTGCGCGGCGCAACAGAACAGGTGGCGTCCGCATCCGAGCAGGTCGCATCTTCCAGTCAGCAACTGGCCGGGGATTCGTCCCGTCAGGCCGCGTCTCTGGAGCAAACCTCCGCCTCCCTGGAAGAGGTGGCGGCCATGACAATGCGAAATGCGGCCCACGCAGCCGAGGCCAACGGACTGATGCAGGAAACCAACCGTGTCGTTGCCCGCGCCAATGACGCAATGACCCGCCTGACAAGTTCGATGGATACCATATCGGGTGCCAGCAAAAATACCTCTGAAATTATCAAAACCATTGACGAGATTGCCTTTCAGACCAATCTGCTTGCGTTGAACGCCGCAGTTGAGGCAGCACGGGCCGGAGCGTCCGGGGCCGGGTTTGCGGTTGTAGCTGAAGAGGTCCGAAATCTCGCCATGCGCTCGACGGAGGCGGCCAGAAATACGGCGGAACTGATTGATGAAACCATTCAGAGTGTCAGCGAGGGTGCCGAACTGGTGGGCCAGACCAACGAAACCTTTTCGCAGGTTCTTGCCAGCACAGATAAGGTGAGCGGTCTGGTTGCGGAAATCACCACCATATCCGGTGAGCAGGCCCGTGGGATAGAGCAGGTAAACAGGGCGGTTGCGGATATGGACGCCGTGGTCCATCAGAATGTGGCCAATACAGAAGAATCGGCTTCGGTTGCCGAAGAGATGTATTCGCAATCGAAATATCTGGGAGAATTTGTAACGGAGCTGGTGGCGCTGGTTGCCGGGAAAAAGCGGGCCGGAGCCGCTTAA
- a CDS encoding DUF2284 domain-containing protein translates to MKKDKTDLNLQELVRLACLSGASDARIIASDDISVEDNLAQFCSTPQCESYGLSPSCPPHVSGPSGFRKLQTRLRHAVAVRIIVPSAALFSDERGDIMRLLHEIVADVEQAAVRMGCSGSKAFAGGSCKKIFCRDYADCRVLSDGGECRYPQYARPSMSGFGINVSKLMKTCGWPADINVHEAKSDADSMTWVAGLILIG, encoded by the coding sequence ATGAAAAAAGATAAAACCGATCTGAATTTACAGGAACTGGTCCGGCTGGCCTGTTTATCGGGCGCAAGTGATGCCCGGATCATCGCGTCAGATGACATTTCTGTTGAAGACAATCTGGCGCAGTTTTGCAGTACGCCTCAGTGCGAAAGTTACGGCCTGTCTCCGAGTTGTCCGCCCCACGTCTCCGGCCCGTCAGGATTCCGTAAACTGCAAACCCGGCTCAGACACGCCGTCGCCGTCAGAATAATCGTTCCTTCAGCCGCACTCTTTTCTGATGAGCGCGGTGACATCATGAGACTGCTTCACGAGATCGTCGCCGATGTTGAGCAGGCGGCAGTCAGAATGGGCTGTTCCGGTTCAAAAGCCTTTGCCGGCGGCTCCTGCAAAAAGATTTTCTGCCGTGATTACGCCGATTGCCGCGTATTGTCAGACGGCGGTGAATGTCGCTATCCGCAATATGCCCGGCCTTCCATGTCCGGCTTCGGCATCAATGTTTCCAAGCTGATGAAGACCTGCGGGTGGCCTGCGGATATTAATGTTCATGAAGCGAAATCGGACGCGGATTCAATGACGTGGGTTGCGGGTCTGATCCTGATCGGTTAA
- a CDS encoding ABC1 kinase family protein, whose amino-acid sequence MQPDTSSRPAEKQQIDLRRYRRVRWFFFKIFLQTLWWDILLNRPALRWFRPPALARWQAIARRFRSLAVEMGGVLIKLGQFLSVRVDILPVEVTQELAGLQDKVPPEPLEDVIAQIEADFGRPIAEIFEWFSPEPLGAASLAQAHRVRLRSGEGAVVKVLRPGIDVLVETDLAAISLAFRWLRLYRRLSHRVNLDWLVEEFSTVTRRELDFEREAENAGRLAADFKNDPRLYLPEVYREYSSARTLALEDVGYIRITDFETIEDVGISRAKVADQLYTIYMQQVFETFFVHVDPHPGNLFVRPLPCEDEIRAGITGFGPGDPVPHVPDRPFQIVFIDFGMMAPVPARLRAALREYVVGLGTRDAYKIVQAFVNAGTLLPGADLKRLEEVHEALFERFWGWAWGSSEQWRSERPGIL is encoded by the coding sequence ATGCAACCGGATACATCCTCCCGCCCGGCGGAAAAACAACAGATTGACCTCAGGCGCTACCGCAGGGTGCGGTGGTTCTTCTTCAAAATTTTTCTGCAAACCCTCTGGTGGGATATTCTCCTCAACCGGCCCGCACTCCGGTGGTTCCGCCCACCGGCCCTGGCCCGCTGGCAGGCGATTGCCCGCAGATTCCGGTCTCTGGCCGTGGAGATGGGCGGGGTGCTGATCAAGCTGGGGCAGTTCCTCAGCGTCCGGGTGGATATCCTGCCTGTCGAGGTGACGCAGGAACTGGCCGGTTTGCAGGACAAAGTGCCGCCGGAGCCGCTGGAAGATGTCATCGCCCAGATTGAAGCGGACTTCGGACGCCCCATCGCTGAAATATTTGAGTGGTTTTCGCCGGAACCCCTTGGGGCAGCATCCCTGGCCCAGGCCCACCGGGTGCGCCTCCGATCCGGCGAGGGGGCCGTGGTCAAGGTACTCCGACCGGGCATTGACGTGCTGGTGGAAACAGATCTTGCCGCCATCAGTCTGGCATTCAGATGGCTCAGACTTTACCGTCGCCTGAGCCACCGGGTGAACCTCGACTGGCTGGTTGAAGAATTTTCAACCGTGACCCGGCGGGAACTCGATTTTGAGCGTGAAGCGGAAAACGCCGGGCGGCTGGCAGCGGATTTTAAAAACGATCCCCGGCTCTATCTGCCCGAAGTCTACCGGGAGTATTCGTCTGCCCGCACCCTGGCGCTGGAGGATGTGGGCTATATCCGAATCACCGACTTTGAAACCATTGAGGACGTCGGTATCTCCCGCGCCAAAGTGGCAGACCAGCTCTACACCATTTATATGCAGCAGGTCTTCGAGACCTTTTTCGTCCATGTGGACCCCCACCCCGGCAACCTGTTTGTCCGTCCCCTGCCCTGCGAAGATGAAATCCGGGCGGGGATCACCGGCTTCGGCCCCGGCGATCCGGTCCCCCATGTGCCGGACCGCCCGTTTCAGATCGTCTTCATCGACTTCGGCATGATGGCCCCCGTCCCCGCCCGCCTTCGCGCGGCCCTGCGGGAATACGTCGTCGGCCTGGGAACCCGCGACGCCTACAAAATCGTTCAGGCCTTTGTCAATGCCGGAACGCTGCTGCCGGGCGCGGATCTGAAGCGGCTGGAAGAGGTTCATGAAGCCCTGTTTGAGCGGTTCTGGGGGTGGGCGTGGGGCAGCTCAGAACAGTGGCGCTCAGAGAGGCCCGGTATTTTATGA
- a CDS encoding metal-dependent transcriptional regulator: protein MKTEAVENYLKTIYTVQQKSGRVKTSVLAEKLGVTSGSVTDMVKRMARMEPPLVAHTHHRGVLLTPAGEKAALDVIRRHRLLETFLHQVLGFQWHEVHAEAERLEHYISERLTDAIDAYLNHPAHDPHGDPIPGKGGQLAPETCVPLSEVPAGQNVRIARVLHSEPEMLQYLEQIGVTINARMTVREKAPFDGPIILYIAPEDRLQAISIRAARLILIEMLPDSPAGTQPRPAGQCR from the coding sequence ATGAAAACAGAAGCTGTTGAAAACTATCTTAAAACAATTTACACGGTTCAGCAGAAGAGCGGACGGGTAAAGACCTCTGTGCTGGCAGAAAAGCTGGGCGTGACCTCCGGCTCCGTGACCGACATGGTCAAGCGGATGGCCCGGATGGAACCGCCGCTGGTGGCCCACACGCACCACCGGGGCGTCCTGCTGACGCCTGCGGGCGAAAAGGCCGCCCTTGACGTAATCCGCAGGCACCGCCTCCTGGAAACCTTTCTTCATCAGGTGCTGGGGTTTCAGTGGCATGAGGTTCATGCGGAGGCCGAGCGGCTTGAACACTACATCTCCGAACGCCTGACCGATGCCATTGACGCCTATCTGAACCACCCGGCCCATGATCCCCACGGTGATCCGATTCCGGGAAAGGGCGGACAGCTTGCGCCGGAGACCTGTGTGCCCCTGTCAGAGGTTCCGGCCGGTCAGAACGTCCGCATCGCACGGGTTCTGCATTCCGAACCGGAAATGCTGCAATATCTTGAGCAGATCGGTGTTACGATCAACGCCCGGATGACGGTCCGGGAAAAAGCCCCCTTCGACGGCCCGATTATCCTTTACATCGCCCCGGAAGACCGGCTTCAGGCCATCAGCATCCGGGCGGCCCGGCTCATTCTCATTGAGATGCTTCCCGACAGCCCGGCGGGGACGCAGCCCCGCCCTGCCGGTCAGTGCCGCTGA